In one Butyrivibrio proteoclasticus B316 genomic region, the following are encoded:
- a CDS encoding DUF6077 domain-containing protein has translation MSKHVEGKIYKGRKADLISGILAVIKIIFFMFIVPFCIGVLLNGILPVVRRTVGITFIFGYVVYFAVFELVAIPCMLHYVYNAFSYCTYIYLVISLLLALAGIVKAVYLLRKHGMDYLTLFPGETHATAHELLSPRSDPRMLKLSYSVESRIYWGIFFTLLLVQMILAVVMSSFDGDDAYYVVESLLAQQADVMNTILPYTGTSTSLDIRHALAVITMWIAYMARICGVHATIMSHSVVPVLIIPLVYLVYVEIARILFRRRQEVIPVFMIIVSFLMMFGNISIYTPATFFLTRTWQGKAIVNSLVFPLIMWVFLWMLEDSRKRPIFGPKVDNSTESYEEYKEHKTIYKISPWIFLTLINMLSGVCTSMGVIFGTGLVALFTLVLLLFERNLRVVIGAICCVIPNALYLLVYLGLFHS, from the coding sequence ATGAGTAAGCATGTCGAAGGAAAGATATACAAAGGACGGAAAGCAGACTTGATTTCAGGAATTTTAGCGGTAATAAAAATAATATTCTTTATGTTCATAGTCCCATTTTGTATAGGCGTTTTACTTAATGGGATACTTCCTGTTGTCAGGAGAACTGTCGGAATTACTTTTATCTTTGGATATGTGGTGTATTTTGCAGTGTTCGAACTTGTTGCTATACCCTGCATGTTACATTATGTTTACAATGCCTTTAGCTATTGTACATATATTTATCTTGTGATCAGTTTATTACTTGCACTTGCCGGGATTGTCAAAGCAGTTTATCTTCTCAGGAAACATGGAATGGATTATCTGACTCTTTTCCCAGGGGAGACGCATGCGACAGCTCATGAACTCTTAAGCCCAAGGTCTGACCCAAGAATGCTCAAGCTTAGTTACTCTGTTGAGAGCAGGATTTATTGGGGAATATTCTTTACGCTTTTACTTGTCCAAATGATATTGGCAGTTGTGATGTCAAGCTTTGACGGTGATGATGCTTACTATGTTGTTGAATCACTTCTTGCTCAGCAGGCAGATGTCATGAATACGATTCTTCCGTATACAGGAACATCTACTTCTCTTGATATCAGACATGCACTTGCAGTTATAACTATGTGGATAGCTTATATGGCGAGAATATGCGGAGTTCATGCGACGATCATGTCACATTCCGTAGTACCTGTTCTGATCATTCCGCTGGTTTATCTTGTATATGTGGAGATTGCGAGAATACTCTTTAGGAGAAGGCAGGAGGTTATTCCTGTTTTCATGATAATTGTTTCCTTCCTGATGATGTTTGGAAATATATCAATTTACACTCCGGCAACTTTTTTCCTGACCAGAACCTGGCAGGGGAAAGCAATTGTTAACAGTCTTGTATTTCCGCTTATTATGTGGGTGTTTCTGTGGATGCTGGAAGATAGCAGGAAAAGACCTATCTTTGGGCCCAAGGTTGATAACAGTACAGAATCCTATGAGGAATACAAGGAACATAAGACTATTTATAAGATTTCTCCATGGATTTTCCTGACACTTATAAATATGCTATCAGGAGTATGTACTTCAATGGGAGTAATTTTTGGAACAGGGCTTGTTGCTCTGTTTACACTGGTGCTGCTATTGTTTGAGAGAAATTTAAGAGTTGTAATTGGAGCTATATGCTGTGTTATTCCAAATGCCCTGTATTTACTTGTTTATTTGGGACTTTTCCACAGCTGA
- the udk gene encoding uridine kinase, with amino-acid sequence MSEKVCIVGIAGGTASGKTTIVRRIKEKFGDDIVVINHDSYYKAHDDLSYEDRSRLNYDHPASFDTDLMIADVKKLKNNEEIDMPVYDYTVHNRSDATVHVVPKKVIIVEGILILENKELRDLMDIKVFVETDADERLMRRIRRDMVERARSIDSILTQYSETVKPMHEQFVEPSKKYADIIIPRGGENLTGISILQEHLNLVLSNGAGH; translated from the coding sequence ATGAGCGAAAAGGTTTGTATAGTAGGAATTGCAGGAGGAACAGCATCTGGTAAGACTACCATTGTGCGCAGGATCAAGGAGAAGTTTGGGGATGATATTGTAGTTATCAACCATGATTCATATTACAAGGCACATGATGATCTTTCATATGAAGACAGGTCACGTCTTAACTACGACCATCCGGCATCTTTTGATACAGATCTTATGATCGCTGATGTTAAAAAACTCAAGAATAACGAAGAGATAGATATGCCTGTTTATGATTACACAGTTCATAACAGGTCAGATGCTACTGTTCATGTAGTTCCCAAGAAGGTGATCATTGTTGAGGGTATCCTCATTCTTGAGAATAAAGAGCTTAGAGACCTTATGGATATCAAGGTTTTTGTTGAGACAGATGCAGACGAGAGGCTTATGCGCAGAATCCGTCGTGACATGGTTGAAAGAGCAAGATCTATTGATTCTATCCTTACTCAGTATTCAGAAACTGTTAAGCCTATGCATGAGCAGTTTGTTGAACCAAGCAAAAAATATGCGGATATCATTATTCCAAGAGGTGGAGAGAACCTTACAGGTATCAGCATCTTACAGGAGCATTTGAACCTTGTGCTGAGCAATGGAGCAGGCCATTAA
- a CDS encoding MBOAT family O-acyltransferase, translating to MSFMREHSVELPLFGRKIAVQKLWLSFGIIFNIVLLLFFKLWGVFLPIAISFYTFNQISYIVDLERGDIERFKILDYLTYILFFPKLLQGPIMGYGEFETKLTQALDKSFDYEAFLRAMYLFSIGLFKKVIMADTIGKAVDANFSWLVGMGSLEAVLTAVFYSFQLYFDFSGYCDMAAAVSNLIGIELPINFDSPYKAVNIVDFWKRWHITLTKFFTRYVYIPLGGNRKGEARTYVNFMIIFLLSGFWHGTGWNFIIWGAMHGVLYVITRWYERNRKEALVAGGDQKESDKAILTENVHKEAGAGNIRHGIERVVKTILTFTYVTAAWVFFRAETIEDALILFGQIFKGGVRPFANSFSAAFQIDELWYILKVTPVMKLNNAWEICVWIFLIASFVMIFFFPNAVRRCKNCRLGIGTTLLTVLLLVWSVVSLGGVSTFLYMNF from the coding sequence ATGAGCTTTATGAGAGAGCACAGCGTAGAGCTACCTTTATTTGGCAGAAAGATAGCTGTTCAAAAGCTTTGGCTTTCCTTTGGAATAATCTTTAACATAGTTCTTTTGTTGTTCTTTAAACTGTGGGGAGTTTTTCTTCCTATAGCTATCAGTTTTTATACCTTTAATCAGATTTCCTATATAGTTGACCTGGAGAGAGGGGATATCGAGAGATTTAAGATATTGGACTATCTTACCTATATACTCTTTTTTCCTAAACTTCTGCAGGGACCAATCATGGGATATGGTGAGTTTGAAACAAAACTCACACAGGCTTTGGATAAAAGCTTTGACTATGAGGCCTTTCTAAGGGCAATGTATCTCTTTTCCATAGGTCTGTTCAAGAAAGTGATCATGGCAGATACCATAGGAAAGGCTGTTGATGCTAACTTTTCATGGCTTGTTGGAATGGGAAGCCTTGAAGCTGTGCTGACAGCAGTGTTCTACTCATTCCAGTTGTATTTTGATTTTAGCGGATATTGCGATATGGCGGCTGCTGTAAGTAATCTCATTGGAATTGAGCTTCCAATTAACTTTGACTCTCCATACAAAGCTGTCAATATCGTTGATTTCTGGAAAAGATGGCATATTACTCTCACTAAGTTTTTTACCAGGTATGTGTATATTCCTCTTGGCGGAAACCGAAAAGGGGAGGCCAGAACCTATGTAAACTTCATGATCATTTTCCTATTGAGTGGTTTCTGGCACGGAACAGGCTGGAACTTTATCATATGGGGTGCAATGCACGGAGTTTTGTATGTTATCACAAGATGGTATGAGAGAAACAGGAAAGAGGCACTTGTAGCAGGTGGTGATCAGAAAGAATCAGATAAAGCTATTTTGACAGAAAATGTGCATAAAGAGGCAGGCGCGGGCAATATAAGACATGGAATAGAAAGGGTGGTCAAGACAATCCTCACTTTCACTTATGTTACAGCAGCCTGGGTGTTCTTTAGAGCAGAGACTATAGAAGATGCGCTCATTTTATTTGGCCAGATATTTAAGGGCGGCGTAAGACCTTTTGCCAATAGTTTTTCGGCAGCTTTTCAGATAGATGAACTGTGGTACATTCTCAAGGTAACTCCAGTAATGAAGCTCAATAACGCCTGGGAGATCTGTGTTTGGATTTTCCTGATAGCTTCATTTGTTATGATTTTCTTTTTCCCAAATGCTGTGAGAAGGTGCAAGAATTGCAGGCTTGGAATTGGAACTACGCTTTTGACAGTTCTTTTACTGGTGTGGAGCGTTGTAAGCCTTGGCGGAGTCAGCACATTCCTGTATATGAATTTCTGA
- a CDS encoding NAD(P)/FAD-dependent oxidoreductase, giving the protein MKKALIIGAGPAGLTAAYELLTKSDDYQVVVFEETEQFGGISRTVNYKGNRMDMGGHRFFSKVPEVNDWWQKMLPLQGAPTYDDIVLDRPMKMAEGGPDPEKEDRVMLRRHRVSRILFDSKFYDYPISLKAETFKNFGLLTTLKVGFSYMGSVFHKRPEDNLENLYINNFGKKLYSMFFEYYTENLWGRHPSEIDASWGKQRTKGLSIFGIIRDYLGRLFKVKNRKVNTSLIEEFSYPKLGPGQLWEVTADEIKKLGGTIIMNAKVVGIRKDGDHVKGVTYLQDGQKIDVDGDVVISSMPVKDLVAGMNDVPAEPARIAAGLPYRDYMTLGVLVPKLNLKNKTDIRTMGNIVPDNWVYVQDRTVKMGRFQIYNNWSPYLVKDLEHTVWVGLEYFCFEGDSMWNMTEDEFAKMAIDEMVKLGLIDNASEVIDYHMERVKKAYPAYFDTYDEMDKLVDYLNTIDNLYCVGRNGQHRYNNIDHSMCTSFEVVNNILSGATDRSNIWNVNTEEEYHETNTSEEADEVEID; this is encoded by the coding sequence ATGAAAAAGGCGTTGATCATCGGCGCAGGTCCTGCAGGCCTTACTGCAGCCTATGAACTATTGACCAAATCAGATGATTATCAGGTTGTAGTTTTTGAAGAGACAGAGCAGTTTGGAGGAATTTCCAGAACTGTAAATTATAAGGGTAACCGTATGGATATGGGTGGACACAGGTTCTTTTCCAAGGTACCTGAAGTCAACGACTGGTGGCAGAAGATGTTACCACTCCAGGGAGCACCGACCTATGACGATATAGTTCTCGACCGTCCTATGAAGATGGCAGAGGGTGGCCCTGACCCGGAAAAAGAAGACAGAGTTATGTTGAGGAGACACCGTGTTTCACGTATCCTCTTCGATTCCAAGTTCTATGATTATCCTATTTCACTTAAGGCTGAAACCTTCAAGAACTTTGGACTTCTTACTACTCTTAAGGTCGGCTTCTCTTATATGGGTTCTGTATTCCATAAGAGACCTGAAGATAACCTTGAGAACCTTTATATCAACAACTTTGGAAAGAAACTTTACTCAATGTTCTTTGAGTATTACACAGAGAACCTTTGGGGCAGACATCCTAGCGAGATCGATGCATCCTGGGGTAAACAGAGAACAAAGGGCCTGTCAATTTTTGGAATTATCAGAGATTATCTCGGAAGACTCTTTAAGGTCAAGAATCGTAAGGTTAACACATCTCTTATTGAAGAGTTCAGTTATCCAAAGCTTGGTCCCGGTCAGCTCTGGGAAGTCACAGCTGATGAAATCAAGAAGCTTGGCGGTACTATCATCATGAATGCCAAGGTAGTAGGCATCCGCAAGGATGGCGACCACGTCAAGGGTGTTACTTACCTTCAGGATGGACAGAAGATTGATGTTGACGGTGATGTAGTTATCAGCTCAATGCCGGTCAAGGATCTTGTTGCAGGTATGAATGATGTTCCTGCAGAGCCTGCAAGAATCGCAGCAGGTCTTCCTTACCGTGATTATATGACACTTGGCGTCCTTGTGCCCAAGCTTAACCTCAAGAACAAGACCGATATCAGAACTATGGGCAATATCGTTCCTGATAACTGGGTATACGTTCAGGACAGAACTGTCAAGATGGGAAGATTCCAGATTTACAACAACTGGTCACCTTATCTTGTCAAGGATCTTGAGCATACAGTATGGGTTGGACTTGAGTACTTCTGCTTTGAAGGTGACTCAATGTGGAATATGACAGAGGATGAGTTTGCCAAGATGGCTATCGATGAGATGGTTAAACTTGGTCTTATCGACAATGCTTCTGAGGTAATTGATTATCATATGGAGAGAGTTAAGAAGGCATATCCTGCTTATTTTGATACATATGACGAGATGGATAAGCTTGTTGACTACCTCAATACAATTGATAACCTGTATTGCGTAGGACGTAATGGTCAGCACAGATACAATAACATTGATCATTCAATGTGCACTTCATTCGAAGTTGTCAATAATATCTTAAGTGGTGCTACTGACCGTAGCAATATTTGGAATGTCAACACTGAGGAAGAGTATCACGAGACCAATACTTCTGAGGAAGCTGATGAAGTAGAGATTGACTAA
- a CDS encoding glycosyltransferase family 2 protein: MKKISILIPCFNEVENVEPISAAVENVLKEKLSNYDYEIVFIDNASSDGTRDKIESICAGNPKIKAIFNVTNFGQFNSPFHGMCSLDGDCVIPICADFQDPVELIPVFVEKWEQGHKIVSGIKSSSKENGFIYFLRTVYYKTIKNMSSVRMIEHFTGFGLYDKTFIQLLRKLDDPIPFIRGIVAEYGEGFNMTTVEYEQPQRRAGVTHNNFYTLYDAAMLSITSYTKVGLRLCTIAGFICALVDLIVAFVYLVLKLTHWYSFHAGYAPMIIGMFLIGAIQLFFIGLMGEYILNINTRVIGRPLVVEEKRINF; the protein is encoded by the coding sequence ATGAAAAAAATAAGTATTTTGATTCCATGTTTTAATGAGGTGGAGAACGTTGAACCAATTTCTGCAGCAGTAGAAAATGTGTTAAAAGAGAAACTGTCAAACTATGACTATGAGATAGTCTTTATCGACAATGCATCTTCTGATGGAACAAGGGATAAGATAGAGAGCATTTGCGCAGGCAATCCCAAGATCAAAGCTATCTTTAACGTGACTAATTTTGGACAGTTCAATTCACCATTTCATGGAATGTGCAGCCTTGATGGAGATTGCGTTATTCCCATCTGTGCTGATTTCCAGGATCCTGTTGAGCTCATTCCTGTATTTGTTGAGAAATGGGAGCAGGGTCACAAGATTGTCAGTGGAATCAAATCTTCCAGCAAGGAAAATGGATTTATCTATTTCCTCAGAACTGTGTATTACAAGACTATCAAGAATATGTCCAGCGTTAGAATGATCGAGCATTTCACAGGCTTTGGACTTTATGATAAGACCTTCATCCAGCTTCTGAGAAAGCTTGATGATCCGATCCCTTTTATCAGAGGAATTGTTGCAGAGTACGGTGAAGGCTTCAATATGACAACTGTTGAGTATGAACAGCCTCAGCGCCGTGCAGGTGTTACTCACAACAATTTCTACACCTTGTATGATGCGGCAATGCTGAGCATCACTTCTTACACCAAGGTAGGTCTGCGCCTTTGCACAATTGCTGGATTTATATGTGCGCTAGTTGACCTTATTGTGGCTTTTGTGTATCTGGTACTTAAACTGACTCATTGGTACAGTTTCCATGCAGGTTACGCGCCAATGATAATCGGCATGTTCCTGATTGGCGCTATTCAGCTCTTTTTCATAGGACTTATGGGAGAGTACATTTTGAACATCAATACCCGTGTGATCGGAAGACCACTTGTAGTTGAGGAAAAGAGAATCAATTTCTAA
- a CDS encoding aminotransferase class I/II-fold pyridoxal phosphate-dependent enzyme — MQAVILAAGMGKRLKELTQNNTKCMVKVNGVSLIDRMLHQIEKKNLSRIVIVVGYEADKLKKYIKTLGITTPIEYIDNPIYDKTNNIYSLSLASDYLVKEDTLLFESDLIFEDSVLDVLLEDPRDTLALVDKYESWMDGTCVKLSSDDSIEAFVPGKKFKFDEIKEYYKTVNIYKFSRHFSETHYVPFLKAYQSALGQNEYYEQVLRVITMLDDPEIKAKRLDGQRWYEIDDIQDLDIAESIFTPDEDEKVRLLQRRYGGYWRYPKLLDFCYLVNPYFPPEKMKDEIRANFDTLLTEYPSGMRVNSLLAAKNFGVHQENIIVGNGAAELIKSLMENFDGKTGFIRPTFDEYPNRYDREVSVDFVPENADYSYTADDIMNYFADKDISNLVLVNPDNPSGNYIHKKDLLRLVKWCGDRDVRIVIDESFVDFADEPDNTLIEQEILDDNKHLFVMKSISKSYGVPGLRLGVLASGDSTTIDLMKKDVAIWNINSFGEFYMQIEEKYKKDYAVALDKFRKERARFEEKLSEIKGIRVIPSQANFVMTELDAEISPKELLKKFLIKHNLLIKELTTKTNGRNYLRLAVRNTEDNDILIAALKCELGE; from the coding sequence ATGCAGGCAGTAATATTAGCAGCAGGAATGGGCAAGAGACTTAAAGAGCTCACCCAGAACAATACAAAATGTATGGTGAAGGTAAACGGTGTATCGCTGATAGACAGAATGCTTCACCAGATTGAAAAGAAGAATTTATCCAGAATAGTTATAGTTGTGGGATACGAGGCTGACAAGCTTAAGAAATACATTAAAACCCTTGGTATAACTACACCTATTGAATATATTGATAATCCAATCTACGACAAGACCAACAATATCTATTCTCTTTCTCTTGCAAGCGATTATCTGGTAAAAGAAGATACTCTTTTGTTTGAGTCTGATCTGATTTTTGAGGACTCAGTTCTTGATGTACTATTGGAGGATCCAAGAGATACGCTTGCACTTGTGGATAAGTATGAGTCATGGATGGATGGAACATGTGTAAAACTATCTTCTGATGACAGCATAGAAGCCTTTGTTCCGGGTAAGAAATTCAAATTTGATGAGATCAAGGAATACTATAAGACTGTAAATATTTATAAATTCAGCAGACACTTTTCAGAGACACATTACGTGCCTTTCCTCAAAGCTTATCAGTCTGCACTTGGCCAGAATGAGTACTATGAGCAGGTCCTTAGGGTGATCACAATGCTGGATGATCCTGAGATCAAAGCCAAGAGACTTGATGGCCAGCGCTGGTATGAAATTGATGATATCCAGGATCTTGATATAGCAGAGTCTATTTTTACTCCGGATGAAGATGAGAAGGTAAGACTTCTTCAGAGGCGCTACGGTGGATACTGGAGATACCCAAAACTCCTCGATTTCTGCTATCTTGTTAATCCTTATTTTCCACCTGAGAAGATGAAGGATGAGATCAGGGCTAATTTTGATACACTTCTTACTGAATATCCTTCAGGAATGAGGGTTAACAGCCTTCTTGCTGCCAAGAATTTTGGAGTTCATCAGGAAAATATAATTGTCGGAAATGGCGCAGCAGAGCTGATAAAGAGTCTTATGGAGAACTTTGACGGTAAGACAGGATTTATCCGTCCGACGTTTGATGAGTATCCTAATCGTTACGACAGAGAAGTTTCAGTGGATTTCGTGCCTGAAAATGCTGATTATTCATATACTGCGGATGATATCATGAACTATTTTGCAGATAAGGACATCAGTAATCTGGTTCTAGTCAATCCTGATAATCCAAGCGGCAACTATATTCACAAGAAAGACCTTTTAAGGCTTGTTAAATGGTGCGGAGACAGAGATGTCAGAATCGTTATTGATGAGTCATTTGTGGATTTTGCAGATGAACCTGATAACACTTTGATCGAGCAGGAAATACTGGATGATAACAAACATCTCTTTGTCATGAAGAGTATATCCAAGTCCTACGGAGTTCCGGGACTTAGACTTGGCGTTCTTGCTTCAGGTGATAGCACTACAATCGATCTTATGAAAAAAGATGTAGCTATCTGGAATATCAACTCCTTTGGCGAGTTCTATATGCAGATTGAAGAGAAGTATAAAAAGGACTATGCTGTAGCTCTTGATAAATTCAGAAAAGAGAGAGCGCGTTTTGAAGAAAAACTTTCAGAGATCAAGGGGATAAGAGTTATTCCATCTCAGGCAAACTTTGTTATGACTGAGCTCGATGCTGAGATTTCTCCCAAGGAACTTCTCAAAAAGTTCCTTATTAAGCACAATCTTTTGATAAAAGAGCTGACAACCAAGACTAATGGACGGAATTATCTGCGCCTTGCAGTGAGAAATACTGAAGATAACGATATTTTGATCGCTGCGCTTAAATGTGAGCTTGGAGAATAA
- a CDS encoding MBOAT family O-acyltransferase, giving the protein MQVTSFSFLFFVLIIAALCYCLPRKFRYILLLLASIGFYVSLDVIGCIVLLVSILTTYAAGLMLDKNTSRLDAEGSDNADHKSSSGTSDNIIFAGCIILNIAILAAFKYLGFFFGREDSAISIVAPIGISFYILKAVSYLIDVKRGTIRAEKNIAKYALYVSFFTQIVSGPIDRAGNLIPQFNYPVTVDLDRLRDGFMQMLWGYFMKLVLADRLAIFVKDVYDNPAAGTITFIATLFYTFEIYCDFAGYSHIVIGASRILGIDICNNFDAPYLSGSIAEFWRRWHISLSSWLKDYVYIPLGGNRKGVWRKYLNILIVFAVSGLWHGTGWTFIVWGLLHGLYQVIGYLLMPIRNFLANTFKVDRKSFAHRLFKTVFTFLLVNLAWVFFRADSVIDAISIIVKSLSVTPWVLTNGELFKHGIDEANMLLLVVGLVIVFITDLMNNQGTVIRDKIARQSWWLRWLIMIAAILVIAVCGIWGPGYNASSFIYQQF; this is encoded by the coding sequence ATGCAGGTTACGTCTTTTTCGTTTCTGTTTTTTGTACTTATAATAGCAGCTCTGTGTTACTGCTTGCCACGTAAATTCAGATATATTCTGCTCTTGCTTGCGAGTATTGGTTTTTATGTAAGTCTGGATGTAATTGGCTGTATTGTACTTCTTGTTTCAATACTGACTACATACGCTGCAGGACTTATGCTGGATAAGAATACAAGCCGGTTGGATGCAGAAGGCTCTGATAATGCAGATCACAAGAGCAGTTCAGGGACCTCTGATAACATCATATTTGCAGGCTGCATTATCCTGAATATTGCGATCCTGGCAGCTTTTAAGTATCTGGGATTTTTCTTTGGCAGAGAGGATTCGGCTATCAGTATAGTGGCACCTATAGGAATATCTTTTTATATCCTTAAGGCTGTTTCTTATCTGATCGATGTAAAAAGAGGCACGATCAGAGCTGAGAAGAATATTGCCAAGTATGCCCTGTATGTATCATTTTTTACTCAGATAGTTTCAGGCCCAATAGACAGAGCAGGAAACCTTATTCCTCAGTTCAACTATCCGGTTACAGTCGACCTCGACAGACTAAGAGATGGTTTTATGCAGATGCTGTGGGGCTACTTCATGAAGCTGGTTCTGGCTGACAGACTTGCAATTTTTGTTAAAGATGTCTATGACAATCCTGCTGCAGGCACTATTACTTTTATAGCGACTCTTTTCTATACATTTGAAATTTACTGTGATTTTGCCGGCTATTCACATATTGTTATAGGCGCATCGAGAATACTTGGAATTGATATCTGCAATAACTTTGATGCTCCGTATCTTTCGGGCTCTATAGCAGAGTTCTGGCGCAGATGGCATATTTCTTTATCTAGCTGGCTCAAGGATTATGTTTATATTCCTCTTGGCGGAAACAGGAAGGGAGTATGGCGCAAGTATCTCAATATACTGATCGTTTTTGCAGTAAGTGGACTGTGGCATGGAACTGGATGGACCTTTATCGTATGGGGACTTCTTCATGGATTGTATCAGGTGATAGGCTATCTTCTAATGCCAATCAGGAATTTCCTGGCAAATACATTTAAGGTTGACAGGAAATCTTTTGCTCACAGATTATTCAAGACGGTATTTACTTTTTTACTTGTCAATCTTGCCTGGGTATTTTTTAGGGCAGATTCAGTCATAGATGCTATTAGCATAATTGTTAAGAGCTTGTCTGTTACCCCATGGGTTCTGACAAACGGCGAACTATTTAAGCATGGCATTGATGAAGCTAATATGCTGCTTCTTGTTGTAGGCCTTGTGATCGTGTTTATAACAGACCTTATGAATAATCAGGGGACAGTTATCAGGGATAAGATAGCACGACAGTCATGGTGGCTTAGATGGCTCATTATGATAGCAGCTATTTTGGTGATTGCGGTGTGCGGTATCTGGGGACCCGGATACAATGCTTCAAGCTTTATTTATCAGCAGTTCTAA
- a CDS encoding ornithine cyclodeaminase, with the protein MKIIGFEAIKNMNISPARCYEWVLEMIEAKDKAMLPPKTHLNMPGNIFCNVMPSIIENAEGKIGGIKVVTRYPERKPSLDSEILLFDADSGNFLALMDGNWITAMRTGAVAAHSVMTLAKKDFKTIGMIGLGNVARSSLLVLASVCKDKKLTVKLLKYKDQAELFIERFKDFHNLEFVITDSVKDCIKGSDVVISCATYFEDDIALDEWFDEGVLVVPVHTRGFTNCDLFFDKVYADDTGHVDHFKNFSKFRYFAEMSDVVNGRAKGRENDRERILAYNIGVSIHDVNYAAHIYQELIADRDSFDKLVDADMQAPTEKFWL; encoded by the coding sequence ATGAAGATAATTGGTTTTGAAGCTATTAAGAATATGAATATTTCACCTGCAAGGTGCTATGAGTGGGTTTTGGAGATGATTGAAGCCAAAGATAAGGCAATGCTTCCGCCAAAGACACACCTTAACATGCCAGGGAATATTTTTTGCAATGTTATGCCATCAATAATAGAGAATGCTGAGGGCAAGATTGGCGGGATCAAGGTGGTTACCCGCTATCCTGAGAGAAAACCTTCCCTTGACAGCGAGATACTTCTATTTGACGCTGATTCCGGCAACTTCCTTGCACTTATGGATGGGAACTGGATCACTGCTATGAGAACAGGCGCTGTTGCTGCTCATTCTGTAATGACGCTTGCCAAAAAAGATTTTAAGACGATCGGAATGATTGGCCTTGGTAATGTGGCACGCAGCAGTCTTCTGGTGCTGGCATCTGTTTGCAAGGATAAAAAGCTTACCGTTAAGCTTTTAAAATACAAGGATCAGGCAGAACTTTTTATAGAGAGATTCAAGGATTTCCATAACCTTGAGTTTGTAATAACAGATTCAGTTAAGGATTGCATCAAGGGTTCAGATGTTGTGATCTCCTGTGCTACTTATTTTGAAGATGATATAGCGCTTGATGAGTGGTTTGATGAGGGAGTTTTGGTTGTACCTGTTCATACGAGAGGCTTTACAAATTGTGACTTGTTCTTTGATAAGGTTTATGCCGACGATACAGGACATGTAGACCATTTTAAGAACTTCTCTAAGTTCAGATACTTTGCTGAAATGAGTGATGTAGTTAATGGAAGAGCCAAAGGGCGCGAAAACGACAGGGAGCGTATTCTTGCGTATAATATTGGTGTTTCTATCCATGATGTAAATTATGCGGCACATATTTATCAGGAGCTTATTGCTGACAGGGACTCTTTTGATAAGCTTGTAGATGCTGATATGCAGGCACCAACTGAGAAGTTTTGGCTGTGA
- a CDS encoding LicD family protein has product MEKAKSIEHLHSILYDMLLEVDRICKENNIRYFLAFGTEIGAVRDHAFISWDDDIDIKVMREDYESFKAAMKENLGGALKFKEPIDEKPYFFDFVPRIINTEYTLSDDPNNLQNHPAIDVFLVDHVPAGKFFQKGMYFKLKLIHALAISKRKHVDYKSYGAIARAGLIILGGIGNLFSLEKLIRMYDRQQRKYENVTTPFRFTSNFAFGIQAMYDFDIYERATEVVLERDKFPCPERYDEELRLVYGDYMTPRKMGIVHFEENE; this is encoded by the coding sequence ATGGAGAAAGCTAAGTCAATTGAGCATCTTCACAGCATATTGTATGATATGCTGCTCGAAGTTGACAGAATATGTAAAGAGAACAACATCAGATATTTCCTGGCATTTGGCACGGAAATCGGCGCAGTTAGAGATCACGCTTTTATATCTTGGGATGATGATATAGATATTAAGGTGATGAGAGAAGACTACGAGAGTTTCAAGGCCGCTATGAAAGAGAATCTTGGCGGAGCTCTTAAGTTTAAAGAACCGATTGACGAAAAGCCTTATTTTTTTGATTTTGTACCAAGGATCATAAATACAGAATATACTTTGAGTGATGACCCCAATAATCTTCAGAATCATCCGGCTATAGATGTCTTTCTGGTAGATCATGTACCTGCGGGTAAGTTTTTTCAAAAAGGAATGTATTTTAAACTGAAGCTCATTCATGCACTTGCAATTTCCAAGAGAAAGCATGTTGATTATAAGAGCTATGGGGCTATAGCAAGGGCAGGACTCATTATTCTTGGTGGCATAGGAAATCTCTTTTCCCTTGAGAAACTGATCAGGATGTATGACAGACAGCAGAGGAAATATGAGAATGTGACTACGCCTTTTCGTTTTACCAGCAACTTTGCATTTGGTATTCAGGCCATGTACGATTTTGATATCTACGAAAGAGCCACTGAGGTAGTTCTTGAGAGGGATAAATTTCCATGTCCGGAGAGGTATGACGAGGAACTTAGACTTGTTTACGGGGATTACATGACACCCAGGAAAATGGGAATAGTTCATTTTGAGGAGAATGAGTAA